From the Manis javanica isolate MJ-LG chromosome 11, MJ_LKY, whole genome shotgun sequence genome, one window contains:
- the OR51L1 gene encoding olfactory receptor 51L1, translated as MMVWSDNNTMEPIFFLRGFPGLEYVYLWLSIPFCLAYLAAFVGNVTILFVISRDSSLHQPMYYFLSILAMSDLGMSLSTLPTKLSVLWLDAREIPATACYAQLFFIHTFTFLESSVLLAMAFDRFVAICIPLHYTTILTNSVIGKIGLACLLRSVGVVLPTPLLLRHCHYCHVNALSHAFCLHQDILKLSCSDASINSIYGLCVVIATLGVDSVFILLSYVLILNAALGIASNEEQAKALNTCVSHICVVLIFFVPVIGVSIVHRFGKHLSPIVHILMADIYLLLPPVLNPIVYSVRKKQIRQGILHKFGLGRRL; from the coding sequence ATGATGGTCTGGAGTGACAATAATACTATGGAGCCCATATTTTTTCTGAGGGGTTTTCCTGGACTGGAGTATGTCTATTTGTGGCTCTCAATACCATTCTGTCTTGCATACTTGGCAGCATTTGTTGGTAATGTTACCATCCTCTTTGTCATTTCGAGGGACTCTTCCCTCCACCAGCCCATGTATTACTTCCTTTCCATATTGGCAATGTCTGACCTAGGTATGTCCCTGTCCACACTTCCTACCAAGCTTTCTGTGTTATGGTTGGATGCTCGAGAGATCCCAGCAACTGCTTGCTATGCTCAGCTCTTCTTCATCCACACTTTCACATTCCTGGAGTCCTCAGTGCTACTGGCCATGGCCTTTGACCGTTTTGTCGCCATCTGCATCCCACTGCACTACACcaccatcctcaccaacagtgtaATAGGCAAGATTGGTTTGGCCTGCTTGCTAAGAAGTGTGGGAGTTGTACTGCCCACGCCTTTGCTATTGAGACATTGTCACTACTGCCATGTCAATGCCCTCTCCCATGCATTCTGTTTACACCAGGATATTCTGAAATTATCCTGTTCGGATGCCAGCATCAACAGCATTTATGGACTATGTGTAGTTATTGCCACACTGGGTGTGGATTCAGTCTTCATACTTCTTTCTTATGTCCTGATTCTGAATGCAGCACTGGGCATTGCATCTAATGAAGAGCAGGCAAAGGCACTCAACACATGTGTATCCCATATCTGCGTTGTGCTCATCTTCTTTGTGCCAGTTATTGGTGTGTCAATAGTCCATCGCTTTGGGAAGCATCTGTCTCCCATAGTCCACATCCTCATGGCTGACATCTACCTGCTTCTTCCCCCAGTGCTTAACCCTATTGTGTATAGTGTCAGGAAGAAGCAGATACGTCAAGGAATTCTCCACAAGTTTGGACTAGGGAGGAGGCTTTAA